The Alistipes finegoldii DSM 17242 DNA segment ACCCTGCTTCCTTCGGACCACGCCTCCGTCGGAGCGCTGCTGAACGCCGTGGGTTACGTCGACGTCGTCATTCCGCGTGGCGGCGCGGGCCTGATCCGCTTCGTGCGCGAAAACGCCCGCGTTCCGGTCATCGAAACCGGCGCCGGCATCGTCCACACCTACTTCGACCGCGACGGCGACCTCGCAAAAGGCCGCGCCGTGGTCTGCAACGCCAAAACCCGGCGCGTCAGCGTCTGCAACGCCCTCGACTGCCTCGTCGTCCACCGCGACCGGCTCGCCGACCTGCCGGAGCTTTGTGCCCCGCTGGCCGCCGCCCGCGTCACGGTCTACGCCGACGCCGAGGCTTTCGCGGCCCTCGGCGGACACTACCCCGCCGACCTGCTGGAACACGCGTCCGAAGAGCATTTCGGCACGGAATTCCTCGACTACAAACTCGCCGTCAGGACCGTCGCATCGCCCGAAGAGGCCCTCGCGCACATCGCCCGCTACTCGTCGCGCCACAGCGAAGCCATCGTCACCGAAAACAAGCGGACCGCCGCGCAGTTCACGCGCGCCGTGGACGCCGCCTGCGTCTACGTCAACGTCTCGACGGCCTTCACCGACGGCGGCCAGTTCGGCTTCGGCGCCGAGGTGGGAATCTCGACCCAGAAGCTCCACGCCCGCGGTCCGATGGGCCTTCCCGAACTGACGACCTACAAATACGTCGTCACGGGCGACGGGCAGATCCGGGAATCCTGAAGCCTTCCGCATCGGATTTCACCCGAAAAACAACAAAAAATATAACGATTCGTAATCATTTTTTCCGTAAATTTGCACATCCTTAAAATTAGATGTATATTTAACTTATGATTCGTGAACTTATGGCCGTGGGATTCGGCGGCGCGGCGGGCAGCATCGTCCGTTATCTGCTTTCGGGCGGGATCTTGGCCGGACAGACGCTGCTGGGATTTCCGGCGGGCACGTTCACGGTCAACGCCGCGGGTTCGCTGCTGATCGGCATCCTGCTGGAAGCC contains these protein-coding regions:
- a CDS encoding glutamate-5-semialdehyde dehydrogenase, with the protein product MEYESLFKAARQAGTLLAETETERLGRTLMHAAQLLRTHTPRLLEANARDLEAMTPDSPLRDRLRLTPERIAAIADDMEAVAHLPSPQGEELERRTRPNGMTIVKRRVPFGVVGMICEARPNVTADIFSLCIKTGNACVLKGGGDARHSNEAIAALLHEALRSEGIDEHAFTLLPSDHASVGALLNAVGYVDVVIPRGGAGLIRFVRENARVPVIETGAGIVHTYFDRDGDLAKGRAVVCNAKTRRVSVCNALDCLVVHRDRLADLPELCAPLAAARVTVYADAEAFAALGGHYPADLLEHASEEHFGTEFLDYKLAVRTVASPEEALAHIARYSSRHSEAIVTENKRTAAQFTRAVDAACVYVNVSTAFTDGGQFGFGAEVGISTQKLHARGPMGLPELTTYKYVVTGDGQIRES